CTGTAAACGCCAACGCGATAGCCTGCGGCCATCAGCAACGTTTCCAGCGTACGGCAGGTGGTGCCCTTGCCGTTAGTACCGGCCACGGTAAACACAAAGGGAGCGGGTTTTAACAGATCGAGCGTGCGGGCAACGCGTTCGACACGCGTCAGTCCCAAATCGATAGCCTGCGTGTGCAGACGCTCAAGATAATAAAGCCACGCGGCCAGAGGCGACGTGGCTTGAGGAAGTTGAGGATTTTCCATGGGTCCCGTTCACAAGGTTACGGTTCACTGGAGAAAGGCGCCGCATACGACGCCCTCCCATCATCTGTCAGGCCTCTTGGCTCTCCGCTTCCGTCGGCGAAGGACGATCTTCGCTGTCCTGCAGCGGCGCGGGCAGATTTTGCATTTTCGCCAGCAGGCTCGCCAGTTTAAAGCGCATTTCCGGGCGACGGATAATCATATCGATCGCACCCTTTTCAATCAGAAATTCGCTGCGCTGGAAGCCCGGCGGCAGCTTTTCGCGCACGGTCTGCTCGATAACGCGTGGGCCGGCAAAGCCGATCAGCGCTTTCGGTTCCGCCACGTTCAGATCGCCCAGCATCGCGAAGCTGGCGGAGACGCCGCCCATGGTCGGATCGGTCAACACTGAAATATAGGGCAGACCACGCTCGCGCATTTTCGCCAGCGCGGCGCTGGTTTTCGCCATCTGCATCAGCGACATCAGCGCTTCCTGCATACGGGCACCGCCACTGGCGGAGAAACAGATCAGCGGGCAGTTATCTTCCAGCGCCTGCTCTACGGCACGCACGAAGCGCGCGCCCACTACCGAGCCCATGGAGCCGCCCATAAAGGCGAATTCAAACGCGGCGGCAACCACCGGCATGCTGTGCAGCGTGCCTTTCATTAC
The sequence above is a segment of the Mixta intestinalis genome. Coding sequences within it:
- the accD gene encoding acetyl-CoA carboxylase, carboxyltransferase subunit beta, with the protein product MSWIERILNKSTITPSRRANIPEGVWTKCDSCGQVLYRAELERNLEVCPKCDHHMRMHARERLHSLLDQGTLVELGSELEPKDVLKFRDSKKYKDRLAAAQKETEEKDALVVMKGTLHSMPVVAAAFEFAFMGGSMGSVVGARFVRAVEQALEDNCPLICFSASGGARMQEALMSLMQMAKTSAALAKMRERGLPYISVLTDPTMGGVSASFAMLGDLNVAEPKALIGFAGPRVIEQTVREKLPPGFQRSEFLIEKGAIDMIIRRPEMRFKLASLLAKMQNLPAPLQDSEDRPSPTEAESQEA